One Natronomonas moolapensis 8.8.11 genomic region harbors:
- a CDS encoding site-2 protease family protein, with protein sequence MPPANRSASHAGPPPESLLPAFRTAEVDVREDGRIVYYGQPQTDARRLERQVWPLFRERGYEVRFDTVTRSEADPITGVEIGEQHRALVAEPRRIGVDGIPWTNIVMLFATILTTLYAGTIWYYQPIDGPLDLLAGWPFAVAVLGVLAVHELGHYALSRYHGVEASLPYFIPVPSFIGTFGAVISMRGRIPDREALFDIGVSGPLAGLVATVCVATVGLHLDPVQVPASVLESEGSIQLALGYPPLLEFMAWATGGQLTYEDPGLVANPVVFGAWVGLFVTFLNLIPVGQLDGGHVVRSLLGERAETVGSFVPAALFGLAAYLAVFADVSYNAPVLWGFWGLISLFLAYVGPVTPIFDEPLDPKRKALGILTLLLGALCFTPVPIELVGA encoded by the coding sequence ATGCCCCCCGCCAACCGGTCGGCGAGCCACGCCGGACCGCCGCCGGAGTCGCTGCTCCCGGCGTTCCGGACGGCCGAGGTCGACGTCCGGGAGGACGGCCGGATCGTCTACTACGGCCAGCCGCAGACCGACGCCCGGCGGCTCGAACGCCAGGTGTGGCCGCTGTTCCGCGAGCGCGGCTACGAGGTCCGTTTCGACACGGTCACCCGAAGCGAGGCCGACCCCATAACCGGCGTCGAAATCGGCGAGCAGCACCGCGCGCTCGTCGCCGAACCCCGCCGGATCGGCGTCGACGGGATCCCGTGGACGAACATCGTCATGCTCTTTGCGACGATACTGACGACGCTGTACGCCGGGACGATCTGGTACTACCAGCCGATCGACGGGCCGCTCGACCTCCTCGCCGGGTGGCCCTTCGCCGTGGCGGTCCTCGGCGTGCTCGCAGTCCACGAACTGGGACACTACGCCCTCTCGCGGTACCACGGGGTCGAGGCGAGCCTCCCCTATTTCATCCCGGTACCGAGTTTCATCGGCACGTTCGGGGCGGTGATCTCGATGCGTGGTCGCATCCCCGACCGGGAGGCGCTGTTCGATATCGGCGTTTCGGGACCGCTCGCCGGCCTCGTCGCGACGGTCTGCGTCGCGACGGTCGGCCTCCATCTCGATCCGGTCCAGGTGCCGGCGTCCGTCCTCGAGAGCGAGGGGTCGATACAACTCGCGTTGGGCTATCCACCCCTGCTCGAGTTTATGGCATGGGCCACCGGGGGCCAACTCACTTACGAGGACCCCGGGCTCGTCGCCAACCCGGTCGTCTTCGGCGCGTGGGTCGGCCTCTTTGTGACGTTTCTCAACCTCATCCCGGTGGGCCAACTCGACGGCGGCCACGTCGTCCGGTCGCTGCTCGGCGAGCGCGCCGAGACGGTCGGGTCGTTCGTCCCTGCGGCCCTGTTCGGGCTGGCCGCGTACCTGGCCGTCTTCGCCGACGTGAGCTACAACGCCCCGGTGTTGTGGGGCTTTTGGGGGCTTATCTCGCTGTTTTTGGCCTACGTAGGTCCCGTAACGCCCATCTTCGATGAACCGCTGGATCCGAAACGGAAGGCACTCGGGATCCTGACACTTCTCCTCGGGGCGCTTTGTTTCACCCCGGTCCCGATCGAACTCGTCGGGGCGTGA
- a CDS encoding 5-(carboxyamino)imidazole ribonucleotide synthase: protein MHHRTPAATVGVVGGGQLGRMMGEAAGPLGVEVVVSDPTPDCPAAPVVRDQVVGGFDDEGTIRELAERADVLTFEIELADPDVMARVSEATGTPVHPDPDTLRTIQDKLVQNRALADASVPVPEFRRVDTPADLRAAGEALGWPLMLKAREGGYDGRGNRPVEGPDGVEAALEAIGGAALAEELIDFEREVAIMGVVGDGGRRVYPVTETIHREEILRESVTPARTDGAVRSRARAVAFDVLELLEGRGVYGIELFETREGEILVNEIAPRPHNSGHWTIEGTVCSQFEQHLRAVLGWPLGGTELRSPAVTANLLGDVADPGPVELSGSEAILEADAASLHWYGKREARPLRKMGHVTLAGDVDADDEDGREALLSWARELVDATTFA, encoded by the coding sequence ATGCATCACCGAACCCCGGCAGCGACCGTCGGCGTCGTCGGCGGCGGGCAGTTGGGCCGCATGATGGGCGAGGCGGCCGGTCCCCTCGGCGTCGAGGTGGTCGTCTCGGACCCGACGCCCGACTGCCCGGCCGCACCGGTCGTCCGCGACCAGGTCGTCGGCGGCTTCGACGACGAGGGGACGATCCGCGAACTCGCCGAACGAGCGGACGTCCTCACCTTCGAGATCGAACTCGCCGACCCCGACGTAATGGCGCGCGTGAGCGAGGCGACCGGCACGCCGGTCCACCCCGACCCCGACACGCTCCGGACGATCCAGGACAAACTCGTCCAGAACCGCGCGCTTGCGGACGCGAGCGTTCCGGTCCCCGAGTTCCGACGCGTCGACACGCCGGCGGACCTGCGCGCGGCGGGCGAGGCCCTCGGGTGGCCGCTCATGTTGAAGGCCCGAGAGGGAGGCTACGACGGACGCGGTAACCGTCCAGTCGAGGGCCCCGACGGGGTCGAGGCCGCACTGGAGGCGATCGGCGGGGCGGCGCTCGCGGAGGAACTGATCGACTTCGAGCGGGAGGTAGCGATCATGGGCGTCGTCGGCGACGGCGGCCGGCGCGTGTACCCGGTCACGGAGACGATCCACCGCGAGGAGATCCTCAGAGAGTCCGTGACCCCGGCCCGGACCGACGGGGCAGTCCGGTCACGGGCGCGGGCGGTCGCCTTCGACGTGCTGGAACTGCTCGAGGGGCGCGGCGTCTACGGAATCGAGTTGTTCGAGACCCGCGAAGGCGAGATCCTGGTCAACGAGATCGCGCCCCGCCCCCACAACTCCGGACACTGGACTATCGAGGGGACGGTGTGTTCGCAGTTCGAACAGCACCTCCGGGCCGTGCTGGGGTGGCCCCTCGGGGGGACCGAACTCCGCTCGCCCGCCGTGACGGCGAACCTGCTCGGCGACGTCGCCGATCCCGGGCCGGTCGAGTTATCGGGGAGCGAGGCGATCCTCGAAGCCGACGCGGCGTCGCTACACTGGTACGGCAAACGCGAGGCGCGGCCGCTCCGCAAGATGGGCCACGTCACGCTCGCCGGCGATGTCGACGCCGACGACGAGGACGGCCGGGAGGCGCTGCTCTCGTGGGCCCGCGAGTTGGTCGATGCGACGACGTTCGCGTGA
- a CDS encoding 60S ribosomal export protein NMD3, whose translation MSSGSRSGAFCPRCGDEIERPPEVDLPGGPRDPDAVLCDGCYFDSFDLVDAPERIEIRVCSQCGALHRGNRWIDVGARDYTDVAVEETAERLAVHVDARDVEWSVDPEQVDENTIRMHCLFGGRVRDTGLSEAVTVPVYIARETCDRCGRIAGDYYASIVQVRGTDRTPTPAENDRAVEIAESYIADREATGDRNAFITETTRTDDGVDMKISTNQMGQGIAKRIVAELGGAVSEAPTLVTEDSDGNEVYRVTFTVRLPPYTPGDVIDLDDGDGPVVVTSAHGNLKGLRLASGKRYEADFEEGIAPDARKLGERSDAEATTLVAVEDAHAVQVLDPDTFESKTVPRPNYLDPDAESVPVLKHREGLHVLPEEGSDDDGPPR comes from the coding sequence ATGAGTTCCGGCTCGCGATCGGGGGCGTTCTGCCCGCGGTGTGGCGACGAGATCGAGCGGCCGCCGGAGGTCGACCTCCCCGGCGGTCCCCGCGACCCCGACGCCGTGCTGTGTGACGGCTGTTATTTCGACTCGTTCGACCTCGTCGACGCGCCCGAGCGCATCGAAATCCGGGTGTGTAGCCAGTGTGGCGCCCTCCACCGGGGCAACCGCTGGATCGACGTCGGCGCGCGCGACTACACCGACGTCGCCGTCGAGGAGACCGCCGAACGGCTCGCGGTCCACGTCGACGCCCGCGACGTCGAGTGGAGCGTCGACCCCGAGCAGGTCGACGAGAACACGATCCGAATGCACTGTCTGTTCGGCGGTCGGGTCCGCGATACGGGTCTCTCCGAGGCGGTCACCGTTCCCGTCTACATCGCCAGAGAAACCTGCGATCGGTGCGGCCGCATCGCTGGCGACTACTACGCCAGTATCGTCCAGGTGCGGGGCACCGATCGGACGCCGACGCCCGCGGAGAACGATCGCGCGGTCGAAATCGCGGAATCCTACATCGCCGACCGGGAGGCGACCGGCGACCGCAACGCCTTCATCACCGAAACCACCCGAACCGACGACGGGGTGGACATGAAGATCTCGACGAACCAGATGGGTCAAGGGATCGCAAAGCGGATCGTCGCCGAATTGGGCGGGGCGGTTTCGGAGGCCCCGACGCTCGTGACCGAGGACAGCGACGGCAACGAGGTCTACCGGGTCACGTTCACCGTCCGGCTGCCGCCCTACACGCCCGGCGACGTGATCGACCTCGACGACGGCGACGGACCCGTCGTCGTGACGAGCGCCCACGGCAACCTGAAGGGACTCCGGCTCGCGTCTGGCAAGCGCTACGAGGCCGACTTCGAGGAGGGGATCGCCCCCGACGCGCGCAAACTCGGCGAGCGCTCCGACGCCGAGGCGACGACGCTCGTCGCGGTCGAAGACGCCCACGCGGTCCAGGTTCTCGACCCCGATACCTTCGAATCGAAGACGGTTCCACGCCCCAACTACCTCGACCCCGACGCGGAGTCGGTGCCCGTGCTCAAACACCGCGAGGGGCTCCACGTTCTCCCCGAGGAGGGCTCCGACGATGACGGACCGCCCCGGTAA
- a CDS encoding MFS transporter → MTRARLFGSLCGLVFFLNLARIVFAPLLDVFIVEFEIGAATAGLVATLVWVGSASLRLPTGWLLTKFPRHRLVVASGLLLAAASAATATAATPRQLMVGAFAMGTASGVYFVAANPLLSELYPEGVGHVLGIHGAATQLAAVVAAPLVTAALLVDWRLSLWAVAVGAAITTAYTWIAARRTEMPRAGRADRAFLAGALAERRVILTALALTGGAVFVWQGIFNFYDLYMQSKGLSKGASGAMLTVVFASGVPAFYVGGSLADRLPHVPYLLGIVGTFAGCILALTAAEGLVALAAVSAVIGFVIHALFPATDTYVLGALPDSTRASAYAVFSSVWMLTQSVGSSAVGELLEAGYAYDAVFNGAALCLLAAVGLLAAVDRAGGFVE, encoded by the coding sequence GTGACACGCGCTCGCCTCTTTGGCTCTCTCTGTGGGCTCGTCTTCTTTTTGAACCTCGCCAGGATCGTCTTCGCGCCGCTTTTGGACGTGTTCATCGTCGAGTTCGAAATCGGGGCGGCCACGGCCGGACTCGTCGCGACGCTCGTGTGGGTCGGGAGCGCCTCGCTCCGGCTTCCGACCGGCTGGCTGCTGACGAAGTTCCCGCGACATCGGCTCGTCGTCGCGAGCGGGCTGTTGCTCGCCGCCGCCTCGGCGGCCACCGCGACCGCGGCGACGCCCCGCCAGCTCATGGTCGGCGCGTTCGCGATGGGGACCGCCTCCGGCGTCTACTTCGTCGCTGCGAACCCGCTTTTGAGCGAGTTGTACCCCGAGGGCGTCGGCCACGTCCTCGGGATCCACGGCGCGGCCACCCAACTCGCCGCGGTCGTCGCCGCGCCGCTCGTCACCGCCGCGTTGCTCGTCGATTGGCGGCTCTCGCTGTGGGCGGTCGCCGTCGGGGCGGCGATCACCACCGCTTACACTTGGATCGCCGCCCGCAGGACGGAGATGCCGCGGGCCGGCCGGGCGGATCGGGCCTTCCTCGCCGGCGCGCTCGCGGAACGACGCGTCATCCTGACCGCCCTCGCTCTCACCGGCGGGGCAGTGTTCGTCTGGCAGGGCATCTTCAATTTTTACGACCTCTACATGCAGTCGAAGGGGCTCTCGAAGGGGGCGTCGGGGGCGATGCTGACAGTGGTCTTCGCCAGCGGCGTCCCCGCCTTCTACGTCGGCGGGAGTCTGGCCGACCGGCTCCCACACGTCCCGTACCTGCTCGGGATCGTCGGGACGTTCGCCGGCTGCATCCTCGCGTTGACGGCGGCCGAAGGGCTGGTGGCGCTGGCCGCCGTCAGCGCGGTCATCGGGTTCGTGATCCACGCGCTGTTCCCGGCGACGGACACCTACGTCCTCGGCGCGCTACCGGATTCGACGCGGGCGAGCGCCTACGCCGTGTTCAGTTCGGTCTGGATGCTCACCCAGTCGGTCGGATCATCGGCTGTAGGCGAACTGCTGGAGGCCGGGTACGCCTACGATGCGGTGTTCAACGGCGCGGCGCTGTGTCTGCTCGCCGCCGTCGGTCTCCTCGCGGCCGTCGACCGCGCGGGCGGGTTCGTGGAGTGA
- a CDS encoding riboflavin synthase, which yields MFTGIVEATGEVVSIEDADEGRRIEVAAPFSADLEGGQSVAISGACLTVEAFDAERFELFLSEETLERTYLDSIAVGDAVNLERALPADGRFDGHFVQGHVDGVGEVTHVEQVGDDWYFGFSLPDSLARYVVEKGSIAVDGISLTVADLRADEFTVAVIPATYDRTTLSEKSIGDPVHLEVDVVAKYVERLTEGYR from the coding sequence ATGTTCACGGGCATCGTCGAGGCGACCGGGGAAGTGGTTTCGATCGAGGACGCCGACGAGGGCCGACGGATCGAGGTGGCCGCACCGTTCAGCGCCGACCTCGAGGGCGGCCAGAGCGTCGCGATAAGCGGGGCCTGCCTGACCGTCGAGGCGTTCGATGCCGAACGCTTCGAGTTGTTCCTCTCCGAGGAAACCCTCGAACGGACGTACCTGGACTCGATCGCGGTCGGGGACGCCGTCAACCTCGAGCGCGCCCTGCCCGCCGACGGCCGCTTCGACGGTCACTTCGTGCAGGGCCACGTCGACGGCGTCGGCGAGGTGACCCACGTCGAGCAGGTGGGCGACGACTGGTACTTCGGCTTCTCGTTGCCCGACTCGCTGGCGCGTTACGTCGTCGAGAAGGGATCGATCGCCGTCGACGGCATCTCCTTGACGGTGGCCGACCTCCGGGCGGACGAGTTCACCGTCGCCGTCATCCCTGCGACGTACGACCGCACGACGCTGTCGGAGAAGTCGATCGGCGATCCGGTTCACCTCGAGGTCGACGTGGTTGCCAAATACGTCGAGCGCCTCACCGAAGGGTATCGCTGA
- a CDS encoding 30S ribosomal protein S19e: protein MTTFYDVPAEDLIEAVAEKLESDLEEPEWLAYTKTGTGRELPPEQEDFWSRRAASLLRKVAVDGPVGVERLRGAYGDSANGTTRYRVRPNHKHDGSGNVIRTALQQLEDAGYIDTSEKRGRTASGEGRALLDDTAEELIEELDRPELERYA, encoded by the coding sequence ATGACGACGTTTTACGACGTACCCGCCGAAGACCTCATCGAGGCGGTCGCCGAGAAGCTCGAATCCGACCTCGAAGAGCCCGAGTGGCTCGCGTACACGAAGACCGGCACCGGCCGCGAGTTGCCCCCCGAACAGGAGGACTTCTGGAGCCGTCGCGCCGCGAGTCTCCTCCGGAAAGTCGCCGTCGACGGTCCCGTCGGCGTCGAGCGACTCCGGGGTGCCTACGGTGATTCGGCCAATGGGACGACGCGGTATCGCGTCCGGCCGAACCACAAACACGACGGCTCCGGGAACGTCATCCGAACCGCGCTCCAACAACTCGAGGACGCGGGTTACATCGACACCTCGGAAAAACGCGGCCGAACCGCAAGCGGCGAGGGTCGCGCCCTCCTCGACGACACCGCCGAGGAACTCATAGAGGAGCTCGATCGCCCCGAACTCGAACGCTACGCGTAG
- a CDS encoding flippase activity-associated protein Agl23: MNVRDRTVGAVLALTAVSVVLRLVGLGTRIAHWDEGRVAYWILEYAETGVLSYRPIVHGPLLKLLNAPLFGLFGATDLTMRLVPALVGGLLPLVALAFRHRLRDAAVVALAAFLTLDPALLYYSRFMRNDILVAAFCFVAFAAVVRAIDVDDGRYLPVAALALALGFGAKENALAYVFAFAGAAGLLAGHRLVFAWYEGRTSGTGLGSAVATLRDLLRWGYAGARRHARAILGSVVAFVATVTYVYAPRGTIPSEGTYYSSCRGYDPVVGIEGAPTLGAAIANPLRLPRLGWYTVGSTAELYACQWITPRTDDPNPYLEYAGELAAIAGESSAALIGLAVVGFGVTLYRPGLPDDLVSFGFYWGAASLVGYPLITDIGGAAWLVVHVVLPLSLPAAFGAGALYGTGRDARIDGDTASAAVSVAVAALLVGSVLWGGYATSIAGPTDDDNPLVQYAQPSNDLRATLVETRELADRTDGTDVVLAGGNLTNPTSGGELDRRPNCADWFEITPLPWYLEAGGIEADCAPTERAVDRALADDPPVVVVTETQAGLVDDRIDDRYDRRTHRMRTTDTEYVYYVDDSQLSRPAETGAGRT, from the coding sequence ATGAACGTCCGCGATCGGACCGTCGGAGCGGTGCTCGCCCTGACGGCCGTCTCCGTGGTCCTCCGGCTCGTCGGACTCGGGACCCGCATCGCCCACTGGGACGAGGGGCGGGTCGCCTACTGGATTCTCGAGTACGCCGAAACCGGCGTGCTCTCTTATCGACCCATCGTTCACGGCCCGCTGTTGAAACTTCTGAACGCGCCGCTGTTCGGGCTGTTCGGCGCGACCGACCTCACGATGCGGCTCGTCCCGGCCCTCGTCGGCGGGCTGTTGCCGCTCGTCGCGCTCGCGTTCCGACACCGGCTTCGGGACGCCGCCGTCGTCGCCCTCGCGGCGTTTTTGACGCTCGATCCGGCGCTTCTGTACTACTCGCGGTTCATGCGAAACGACATTCTGGTCGCGGCGTTCTGTTTCGTGGCTTTCGCCGCGGTCGTCCGGGCGATCGACGTCGACGACGGGCGCTATCTCCCGGTCGCGGCGCTCGCGCTCGCGCTCGGGTTCGGGGCCAAGGAGAACGCTCTGGCGTACGTGTTCGCCTTCGCCGGCGCGGCGGGGCTGTTGGCGGGGCATCGGCTCGTGTTCGCGTGGTACGAGGGCCGGACGTCGGGGACCGGACTCGGATCGGCCGTCGCCACGCTGCGGGACCTGCTCCGGTGGGGGTACGCCGGGGCGCGCCGCCACGCGCGTGCGATCCTCGGCAGCGTGGTCGCGTTCGTCGCTACCGTCACCTACGTGTACGCCCCGCGCGGAACGATCCCGTCGGAGGGGACGTACTACAGCTCCTGTCGGGGCTACGATCCCGTCGTCGGGATCGAGGGCGCACCGACGCTCGGGGCGGCGATCGCGAACCCCCTCCGGCTCCCTCGCCTCGGCTGGTACACCGTCGGCTCGACCGCCGAGCTGTACGCCTGTCAGTGGATCACGCCCAGAACCGACGACCCGAACCCCTACCTCGAGTACGCGGGCGAACTGGCGGCGATCGCAGGGGAGTCCTCGGCGGCCCTGATCGGCCTCGCCGTCGTCGGGTTCGGGGTGACGCTGTACCGACCCGGCCTCCCAGACGACCTCGTCTCGTTCGGGTTCTACTGGGGGGCCGCCTCGCTCGTCGGCTACCCGCTCATCACGGACATCGGCGGGGCGGCCTGGCTCGTCGTCCACGTCGTGCTCCCGCTGTCGCTACCGGCGGCGTTCGGAGCGGGTGCGCTGTACGGGACCGGACGCGACGCCCGGATCGACGGCGATACGGCGAGCGCCGCCGTCTCCGTCGCGGTCGCCGCCCTGCTCGTCGGCTCCGTGCTCTGGGGCGGGTACGCCACGAGCATCGCCGGGCCGACCGACGACGACAATCCCCTCGTGCAGTACGCCCAGCCGTCGAACGACCTCAGGGCGACGCTGGTCGAGACGCGCGAACTCGCGGATCGAACCGACGGGACCGACGTCGTCCTCGCCGGCGGGAACCTCACGAACCCCACGTCGGGCGGGGAGCTCGACCGGCGGCCGAACTGCGCCGACTGGTTCGAGATCACACCGCTGCCGTGGTACCTCGAGGCCGGCGGGATAGAGGCCGACTGTGCGCCGACCGAGCGGGCCGTCGACCGGGCGCTCGCTGACGACCCCCCGGTCGTCGTCGTCACCGAGACGCAGGCCGGCCTCGTCGACGACCGGATCGATGACCGCTACGACCGCCGTACCCACCGCATGCGGACGACCGACACGGAGTACGTCTACTACGTCGACGACTCGCAGCTGTCGCGGCCAGCGGAGACGGGAGCAGGACGGACCTGA
- a CDS encoding class I SAM-dependent methyltransferase codes for MTDRPGKAAIVEKPRTERAAEALAAEGVYDPGRRIEAYDADRVALPVTRPPIETDVEAVVDLDLPARERGLADVLRSRGVPADVVEAAPSSWAVIGDVVLVDFGDVSAARTLDRGSRETIGEALLEVHGDADTVLARGGISGTRRDPAGAVVAGSGDTETVHTEHGIEYALDLSETMFSPGNKAERARMGDVVSAGERVFDMFAGIGYFSLPMARAEASVTAAEIDPTAHRRLVENARRNGVAARVEAVLGDCRSVETAADRVLMGYYDAHEYLDSALEAVVSGGVVHLHEATPEALFPGRPIGRLRDAAAATGRTVDVLGARRVKSHSAGTVHGVVDARIE; via the coding sequence ATGACGGACCGCCCCGGTAAGGCGGCGATCGTCGAAAAGCCCCGAACCGAACGCGCAGCCGAGGCGCTCGCGGCGGAGGGCGTCTACGATCCCGGCCGCCGGATCGAAGCCTACGACGCCGACCGGGTCGCGCTTCCGGTCACCCGCCCGCCCATCGAGACCGACGTCGAGGCGGTCGTCGACCTCGACTTGCCGGCCCGCGAGCGCGGGCTGGCGGACGTGCTCCGTTCCCGGGGCGTCCCGGCGGACGTCGTCGAGGCCGCCCCGTCGTCGTGGGCGGTGATCGGCGACGTCGTCTTGGTCGATTTCGGTGACGTCTCCGCGGCGAGGACGCTCGATCGCGGCTCGCGAGAAACCATCGGCGAAGCGCTCCTTGAGGTCCACGGCGACGCCGACACCGTCCTCGCCCGCGGCGGGATCTCGGGAACGCGACGGGATCCTGCCGGCGCGGTCGTCGCCGGCTCGGGCGACACCGAGACGGTCCACACCGAACACGGGATCGAGTACGCCCTCGATCTCTCGGAGACGATGTTCTCGCCCGGCAACAAGGCCGAGCGCGCCCGGATGGGCGATGTCGTCTCCGCCGGCGAGCGCGTCTTCGATATGTTCGCCGGGATCGGTTACTTTTCGCTACCAATGGCGCGGGCGGAAGCGTCTGTGACCGCCGCCGAGATCGACCCGACCGCCCACCGCCGACTCGTCGAGAACGCCCGCCGGAACGGCGTCGCCGCGCGAGTGGAGGCGGTCCTCGGCGATTGTCGGAGCGTCGAGACGGCCGCCGACCGGGTCCTAATGGGCTACTACGACGCCCACGAGTACCTCGACTCGGCGCTCGAGGCGGTCGTCTCCGGCGGCGTCGTCCACCTCCACGAAGCGACGCCCGAGGCGCTGTTTCCCGGCCGGCCGATCGGTCGGCTTCGGGACGCCGCCGCGGCCACCGGTCGAACTGTCGACGTACTCGGTGCCCGCCGGGTCAAAAGCCATAGCGCGGGTACCGTTCACGGCGTCGTAGACGCACGCATCGAGTAG
- the thiL gene encoding thiamine-phosphate kinase translates to MDEQAALSLVGGVVPGTGDDCAVVDDLVATTDMLHETSDFPDGTTRYTAGWRAVGASLSDVAAMGASATVALAVYGAPSFGDSELESFLAGCLDVCAAVGAEYVGGDLDEHSEFTVSTTAIGRSDDPVYRSGAAPGDAVCVTGAFGRSGAALRFFEDGATERGNDLFRFDPRVATGRALAPHASAMMDSSDGLARSLHQLAAASDCGMSVSYDDVPVDPAVRGAADSPADERELAVHFGEDFELVCAIPEASVSAAVEAAPVEVTRIGTVTDEGVRMDGEPLPDRGFTHG, encoded by the coding sequence ATGGACGAACAAGCGGCGCTGTCGCTCGTCGGCGGGGTCGTCCCTGGAACGGGCGACGACTGCGCCGTCGTCGACGACCTCGTCGCGACGACCGATATGCTCCACGAGACAAGTGACTTCCCCGACGGGACGACACGGTACACCGCCGGCTGGCGGGCGGTCGGCGCGTCGCTGTCGGACGTGGCCGCGATGGGGGCTTCGGCGACCGTGGCGCTCGCGGTCTACGGCGCACCGTCGTTCGGGGACTCGGAGCTCGAGTCGTTTCTGGCCGGCTGTCTCGACGTGTGCGCGGCCGTCGGCGCCGAGTACGTCGGCGGCGACCTCGACGAGCACAGTGAGTTCACCGTCTCGACGACCGCCATCGGCCGGAGCGACGACCCCGTCTATCGGTCGGGGGCGGCGCCCGGCGACGCCGTCTGCGTGACCGGAGCCTTCGGTCGCAGCGGGGCCGCCCTGCGGTTCTTCGAGGATGGGGCCACAGAACGTGGGAACGACTTGTTCCGGTTCGACCCCCGCGTCGCGACCGGGCGGGCGCTCGCGCCGCACGCGAGCGCGATGATGGACTCGAGCGACGGGCTGGCGCGGTCGCTGCACCAACTCGCCGCGGCGAGCGACTGTGGGATGTCGGTCTCGTACGACGACGTCCCGGTCGATCCGGCCGTCCGCGGGGCGGCCGACTCCCCCGCCGACGAGCGCGAGTTGGCGGTCCACTTCGGCGAGGACTTCGAGCTCGTCTGTGCGATCCCCGAGGCGTCGGTTTCGGCCGCCGTCGAGGCGGCTCCGGTCGAGGTGACTCGGATCGGAACCGTCACCGACGAAGGCGTCCGGATGGACGGGGAGCCGCTGCCCGACCGCGGGTTCACACACGGGTAG
- a CDS encoding nitrous oxide reductase accessory protein NosL — protein MESSDTGRGRRSVLAAIASGSIPAVAGCLGGATGSDASADAGDLPDEGPSFPDHPVDEPRDPPPGRRCDGPCGMEPADYPGSNAQIAHADGSGVFFDSVGCLVSYLHDPTFYDGPDAAVGNAWVRDFGTKTLLDATDASYVLDYSKERHEEVMAHNPKPFADRADAVAYVDSYDDLDEADIVGLDAFGAEAAHRYRDYPLPEE, from the coding sequence ATGGAGTCTTCCGACACGGGACGCGGCCGGCGGTCGGTGCTCGCGGCGATCGCTTCGGGGAGCATCCCCGCGGTCGCCGGCTGCCTCGGCGGCGCGACCGGATCGGACGCGAGCGCCGACGCCGGCGACCTGCCGGACGAGGGCCCCTCGTTCCCCGATCATCCCGTCGACGAGCCGCGGGATCCGCCCCCTGGGCGGCGCTGCGACGGCCCCTGCGGGATGGAGCCAGCCGACTATCCGGGGTCGAACGCACAGATCGCCCACGCCGACGGCAGCGGGGTCTTCTTCGATAGCGTCGGCTGTCTCGTCTCGTATCTCCACGATCCGACGTTCTACGACGGCCCGGACGCGGCGGTCGGGAACGCCTGGGTGCGGGACTTCGGGACGAAGACACTCCTCGACGCGACCGACGCGAGCTACGTCCTCGATTACAGCAAGGAGCGCCACGAGGAAGTAATGGCACACAACCCGAAGCCGTTCGCCGACCGCGCCGACGCCGTCGCCTACGTCGACTCGTACGACGACCTCGACGAGGCCGACATCGTGGGGCTCGACGCGTTCGGGGCCGAAGCGGCCCATCGGTATCGCGACTACCCGCTCCCGGAGGAGTGA
- the purE gene encoding 5-(carboxyamino)imidazole ribonucleotide mutase, with product MTRSAEVEALIDLFEAEADRDCPDAETPDVGIIMGSDSDLDTMYGAYEALSELGFEEVTDYDDPPESRFSFETFVISAHRTPELMYAYGETARERGLDVLVAGAGGKSADLPNMTASIAYPLPVIGVPVQEKSLDSVVGMPTGAPLVAVDAGKSFNAALSAVQILSRAHPELEDRLEAYHDGLQDGVGAVSARLHELGTERFREER from the coding sequence ATGACCCGTTCCGCCGAAGTGGAAGCGCTCATCGACCTGTTCGAGGCCGAAGCCGACCGCGACTGCCCCGACGCGGAGACCCCCGACGTCGGGATCATTATGGGGTCGGACTCGGATCTCGACACGATGTACGGCGCCTACGAAGCGCTGAGCGAGCTCGGCTTCGAGGAGGTCACCGACTACGACGACCCGCCGGAGAGCCGTTTTAGCTTCGAGACGTTCGTGATCTCGGCCCATCGGACGCCCGAGTTGATGTACGCCTACGGCGAGACGGCCCGCGAGCGCGGCCTCGACGTGCTCGTCGCCGGGGCGGGGGGTAAGTCGGCCGATCTACCGAACATGACCGCCTCGATCGCGTACCCGCTTCCGGTCATCGGGGTGCCGGTCCAGGAGAAGTCACTCGACTCGGTCGTCGGGATGCCGACCGGCGCGCCACTGGTCGCCGTCGACGCCGGCAAGTCGTTTAACGCGGCGCTGTCGGCCGTCCAGATCCTCTCTCGGGCGCACCCGGAACTCGAGGACCGCCTCGAGGCGTACCACGACGGTCTCCAAGACGGCGTCGGGGCGGTCTCGGCGCGACTCCACGAACTCGGGACGGAGCGGTTCCGCGAGGAACGATAG